One genomic segment of Catalinimonas alkaloidigena includes these proteins:
- the bshA gene encoding N-acetyl-alpha-D-glucosaminyl L-malate synthase BshA, with translation MKIGIVCYPTFGGSGVVATELGKALAKKGHQVHFITYSQPTRLDFFNENLFYHQVDVRTYPLFQYPPYELVLSSKMVEVVKYEKLDVLHVHYAIPHASAAFMAKQILATEGIHIPVVTTLHGTDITLVGKDASFAPVVTFSINASDGITAVSESLRSETYDYFNITKDIKVIPNFVDLERFKRQRKDHFKRAICPNNECMIVHASNFRRVKRVEDVVKVFDKIRKQVPAKLLMVGDGPERSNVEKLCRELGICDDIRFLGKLEAIEEVLSVADLFLMPSEKESFGLAALEAMACEVPVITSNIGGLTELNVDGETGFALPVGDIDGMTEKAIYILSSANRLDAFKKRALDRAKEFEVSQIVPLYEKLYQEVLDKFRNVAMS, from the coding sequence ATGAAAATAGGTATTGTTTGTTATCCTACTTTTGGCGGTAGTGGCGTAGTGGCTACCGAGCTAGGAAAAGCTTTGGCCAAAAAAGGCCATCAGGTACATTTTATTACTTACTCTCAACCCACTCGCTTGGACTTCTTCAACGAGAATCTATTTTACCACCAGGTAGATGTAAGGACATATCCCCTCTTTCAGTATCCTCCCTACGAGTTGGTATTGTCCAGCAAGATGGTAGAAGTGGTAAAATACGAGAAGCTGGATGTATTACATGTGCATTATGCGATCCCCCATGCCTCAGCAGCCTTTATGGCTAAACAAATTTTGGCTACTGAAGGAATTCATATTCCTGTAGTGACTACGCTGCATGGCACCGATATCACACTGGTCGGTAAGGATGCATCCTTTGCTCCTGTCGTTACTTTCAGTATCAATGCATCAGATGGCATTACGGCAGTTTCTGAAAGCCTGAGGTCAGAGACCTACGACTATTTCAATATTACCAAAGACATTAAGGTAATCCCCAATTTTGTGGATCTGGAACGTTTTAAGCGTCAGCGCAAAGACCACTTCAAGCGTGCTATCTGCCCTAACAATGAGTGTATGATTGTGCATGCTTCTAACTTTCGCCGGGTGAAGCGGGTAGAAGATGTGGTAAAAGTTTTTGACAAAATTCGCAAACAGGTTCCTGCCAAGCTACTGATGGTAGGGGATGGACCGGAAAGATCCAATGTAGAGAAGCTTTGCCGGGAGCTGGGTATCTGCGATGATATTCGCTTTCTGGGTAAGCTGGAAGCCATAGAAGAAGTGCTCTCCGTGGCCGACCTCTTCCTGATGCCCTCTGAGAAAGAAAGTTTTGGGCTGGCAGCCCTGGAAGCGATGGCATGCGAGGTGCCAGTGATTACCAGTAATATTGGTGGGCTCACCGAACTGAACGTTGACGGAGAAACAGGCTTTGCTCTTCCTGTAGGAGATATAGACGGCATGACAGAAAAAGCCATTTACATACTGTCTTCTGCCAATCGGCTAGATGCTTTCAAGAAAAGAGCCTTAGACAGAGCCAAGGAGTTTGAGGTCAGCCAGATTGTTCCTCTGTATGAAAAACTCTACCAGGAAGTATTGGATAAGTTCCGTAATGTGGCGATGTCCTAA
- a CDS encoding trans-sulfuration enzyme family protein produces MNDQSGKATLCVHAGKEKSMNTEGVNTPIFTSSAIDFLDQNDIRYPRNFNTINQKVVAAKIAALEGSEAGLVFGSGMAAISNSMLALVKSGEHVLFQKDLYGGTYQMATQMLPQFGISYSFADANTEAMEAAIRPETRMIYIETPSNPLLRVTDMKAVAKLAKHHGLLTMIDNTFASPINQNPITFGIDIVAHSGSKYLGGHSDLLFGAVATSQKLRERISESGKILGSNVNATTCALIERSLKTLSLRVNQQNKNAQSLAEYLQTHPKVQQVYYPGLKGSPDFQIASRQMSGFGGMLSFEPALRSGAEAEALIRRFKVIAPAVSLGGVETIVNMPARTSHSLLPPDERKKAGVKDVLLRLSVGIEDEQDLIDDLEQRGPAICRYLRNFLK; encoded by the coding sequence ATGAATGATCAAAGTGGAAAAGCTACCCTTTGTGTGCATGCCGGAAAAGAAAAAAGCATGAATACCGAAGGGGTCAATACACCTATCTTTACTTCTTCTGCCATAGACTTCCTGGATCAGAATGACATCCGTTATCCACGAAATTTTAATACCATCAATCAGAAAGTGGTGGCTGCCAAAATCGCCGCATTGGAAGGGAGCGAAGCAGGGCTGGTTTTTGGCTCCGGCATGGCTGCCATCAGCAATAGTATGCTGGCATTGGTGAAGAGTGGAGAACATGTACTTTTCCAGAAAGACCTGTACGGAGGCACTTATCAGATGGCTACGCAGATGCTTCCTCAGTTTGGCATCAGTTATAGTTTTGCCGATGCGAATACAGAAGCGATGGAGGCTGCCATACGTCCAGAAACCAGAATGATTTATATTGAAACCCCTTCCAACCCCCTCTTGAGGGTAACAGATATGAAGGCAGTGGCCAAGCTTGCCAAGCATCATGGGCTGCTGACAATGATTGATAACACTTTTGCTTCTCCCATTAACCAGAACCCTATTACGTTTGGGATAGATATTGTAGCCCATAGCGGAAGCAAATACCTGGGAGGCCATAGCGATCTCCTTTTTGGGGCTGTAGCCACTTCTCAGAAGTTGAGGGAGCGTATCAGTGAAAGCGGAAAAATTTTAGGCAGTAATGTAAATGCTACTACCTGCGCGTTGATAGAACGCAGTCTGAAAACTTTGTCATTACGGGTAAATCAGCAAAATAAAAATGCGCAATCCTTAGCAGAATACTTGCAGACACACCCTAAAGTTCAGCAGGTATATTACCCAGGCTTAAAGGGAAGCCCTGATTTTCAGATTGCAAGCAGACAAATGAGTGGGTTTGGGGGTATGCTTTCATTTGAACCCGCGCTCCGCAGCGGGGCTGAGGCAGAAGCTTTGATTCGCCGCTTTAAGGTAATAGCTCCGGCAGTAAGTTTAGGAGGCGTAGAGACGATTGTAAATATGCCTGCCCGTACTTCTCATTCCCTGCTCCCTCCTGATGAGCGAAAGAAAGCCGGAGTAAAAGATGTGCTGTTAAGATTATCCGTAGGAATAGAAGATGAGCAAGATCTTATCGACGATTTAGAGCAGAGAGGCCCTGCAATTTGCCGGTATTTACGCAACTTCTTAAAATAA
- a CDS encoding DUF952 domain-containing protein — MSDVEENIAIAYLQQDEDKENKCILTSQRLIVIHRGRVNSFERHHIKDLGFSKRRIMLPLVSGGIMAPLSLLAIFLNLYNPWPLMFIFFLGLALFYLGWQQHPVLTVRDGVKEHDFFLKEATPNLRAFTSFARQVIFQGSSWLFYPILLEEWVMIKEEEVFEPKALKRKNFLRLMNNKQLVRWRQQKRNKVAAYAILHIDPLKVKANIRYETTERGSPELYAHVYGAIEREAIVKTEYS; from the coding sequence ATGTCAGACGTTGAAGAAAACATAGCAATTGCTTATCTGCAACAGGATGAGGATAAGGAAAATAAGTGTATACTGACCAGTCAGCGCTTAATAGTAATACATCGTGGCAGGGTAAATAGCTTCGAGCGACATCATATTAAAGACTTAGGGTTTAGTAAACGCAGAATTATGCTGCCTCTGGTAAGTGGGGGCATTATGGCACCACTCAGTCTTCTGGCTATCTTTCTTAACCTGTACAACCCCTGGCCTCTGATGTTTATCTTTTTTCTGGGCTTGGCGCTTTTTTACCTGGGTTGGCAGCAACATCCGGTACTTACCGTCAGAGATGGTGTGAAAGAACACGACTTTTTTCTAAAAGAGGCAACACCAAATTTACGCGCATTTACATCTTTTGCCCGGCAGGTGATTTTTCAGGGGAGTAGCTGGCTCTTTTATCCGATTTTACTTGAGGAATGGGTTATGATTAAGGAAGAAGAGGTATTTGAGCCGAAAGCACTGAAGAGAAAGAATTTTCTGCGCCTGATGAATAACAAACAGTTAGTTCGGTGGCGGCAGCAAAAAAGAAATAAAGTCGCTGCTTATGCTATCCTTCATATTGATCCATTGAAAGTCAAAGCTAATATTCGGTATGAAACTACCGAAAGAGGTTCCCCGGAATTATACGCTCATGTATACGGCGCAATAGAACGAGAAGCCATTGTAAAAACAGAGTACAGTTGA
- a CDS encoding DUF4038 domain-containing protein, giving the protein MIGSTTYSQGQAQQWMKYELTFESDKQYENPLYEVDSFNAEFTAPSGRTHKIHGFWDGGRSWKIRFMPDELGEWQYKTSCSDKSNSGLSGHEGSFLCEKNTSEQAIYQKGNIIHNEGDYHLSYADGKPFFWLACTAWNGALKSTEKEWDDYLAHRKAHNYSVIQFVTTQWRGADVNSQLQKAFTGQGKIKLNPAFFQHLDQKVDKVNEYGLVAAPVLLWALPKGEGKELSPGYALPQEEAIKLARYMVARYGAHHVVWVLGGDGWYTHLYEQRWKNIGRGVFGDEHPGVVAQHPMGRSWIGEAYANEDWLDVVGYQSSHGVNTGTIDWINKGPMKKNWDKLPARPLINMEPCYEEIYFRTTDTHVRNASYWSIFATPVAGITYGANGIWPWIRKGEKILNHGSLSEKSPSTWRESIDFPGSHQMGYLAKFMQQFDWWELKPDHNLLKKQPGEEQFDHYISLLRTDDYSTVLTYVPFKTEVQIINAQNLSYQGQWYKPVDDSYVNADIETHSNTILTSPPDEGDWVLILRSGK; this is encoded by the coding sequence ATGATAGGATCTACAACATACTCTCAGGGACAGGCGCAGCAGTGGATGAAGTACGAGCTCACTTTTGAAAGTGATAAACAATATGAAAATCCACTATATGAAGTCGATAGTTTTAATGCTGAGTTTACGGCTCCTTCCGGCAGAACACATAAGATCCACGGCTTTTGGGATGGAGGGCGCAGCTGGAAAATCCGCTTTATGCCTGATGAACTGGGAGAATGGCAATACAAAACATCATGTTCTGATAAAAGTAATAGCGGTCTATCCGGCCATGAGGGAAGCTTTCTTTGTGAAAAAAATACCAGTGAGCAAGCGATTTATCAAAAAGGTAATATCATCCACAATGAGGGAGATTACCACCTGAGTTATGCGGATGGCAAGCCTTTCTTCTGGCTAGCCTGTACCGCCTGGAATGGGGCGCTGAAATCTACCGAAAAAGAATGGGACGATTATCTGGCTCACCGCAAAGCGCATAACTACAGTGTCATACAGTTTGTCACTACCCAGTGGCGGGGGGCAGATGTCAACAGCCAGCTTCAGAAAGCTTTTACTGGTCAAGGTAAGATCAAGCTTAACCCGGCTTTCTTTCAGCATCTGGATCAAAAAGTAGATAAGGTCAATGAGTATGGGCTGGTCGCTGCACCGGTCTTGCTTTGGGCATTACCTAAAGGAGAAGGCAAAGAACTCAGCCCCGGCTATGCTTTACCTCAGGAGGAGGCTATTAAGCTTGCCCGTTATATGGTAGCCCGCTATGGTGCTCACCATGTAGTCTGGGTATTAGGCGGTGATGGATGGTATACTCATCTGTACGAACAAAGGTGGAAAAACATTGGTAGGGGAGTATTTGGAGATGAGCATCCGGGCGTAGTTGCCCAGCATCCTATGGGGCGCTCCTGGATTGGCGAAGCCTATGCAAATGAAGACTGGCTGGATGTGGTAGGCTATCAGTCAAGCCACGGAGTAAATACTGGTACTATTGACTGGATCAATAAAGGACCTATGAAGAAAAACTGGGATAAACTGCCTGCCCGGCCTTTGATCAATATGGAGCCTTGTTATGAAGAAATTTACTTCCGGACCACCGATACGCATGTTCGTAATGCTTCTTACTGGAGCATTTTTGCCACTCCCGTTGCCGGTATCACTTATGGGGCAAATGGCATCTGGCCATGGATACGTAAAGGAGAAAAAATCCTTAATCATGGGTCATTGAGCGAGAAAAGCCCAAGTACATGGCGAGAAAGCATAGACTTTCCGGGTAGCCACCAGATGGGATATCTGGCGAAATTCATGCAGCAGTTTGACTGGTGGGAGTTAAAGCCAGATCATAATTTACTAAAGAAACAGCCTGGAGAAGAGCAATTTGATCATTATATCTCTCTTCTGCGCACCGATGATTATAGTACTGTGCTTACCTATGTCCCTTTTAAGACGGAAGTACAAATCATAAACGCTCAGAACCTCAGTTATCAGGGGCAATGGTATAAGCCGGTAGATGATAGCTATGTAAATGCAGATATTGAAACTCATTCAAATACTATCCTTACTAGCCCCCCCGATGAAGGAGATTGGGTCCTGATACTCAGATCCGGGAAATAA